A genomic segment from Takifugu rubripes unplaced genomic scaffold, fTakRub1.2, whole genome shotgun sequence encodes:
- the LOC101062363 gene encoding RELT-like protein 2 isoform X1, which translates to MTYSVLQGQSLISVKGYTVENDFFRWLNPNMSELGPAEDREQPPPYIIFVVVSLFFLMGLLGFLICHLLKKKGYRCRTIGDLDDEVEEKLGANADYNDEHQDTVEQILKCIIENEANMEAFNEMLESRNICVRHDPRLRKESIAGIPSHHHTVHSGTDINSCHLCALARSKKGRRQSRTPHFKQRPGEQTVFSVGRFRVTHHDKKLQGGPNPSVSSGDQLDQSEDSEDRKESGYNLRSMFKDIQPPLDTSNRIVPNTGKRRKSITLFGLRRGSDPAGSKVAEGAGKETGGIMFTGKNQPAVLEELEYSTKPKAPLSPDHKANTSEIVDPFPACKNQFQGFVPATEGGSIQSSSPVPCMRPGSKSPLQSTAASVPSCLPIQSPLSSAKDLMTEKHRDVVDLVLPTNDAGDLGPLQTSTPFAPVQGTISGYTAAHCTNQSNCYPNRVFLVNQTPPDLSSSTDIESSNSLALVRLGSSNTPTTETNSDISSAKAPPETATNLSAALVQSPSFSSSKMQEGGVGLPKVQEKK; encoded by the exons ATGACATACTCAGTGCTTCAAGGGCAATCTCTCATATCTGTGAAAGGATATACTGTTGAAAATGACTTCTTTAGGTG gTTAAACCCAAACATGAGTGAATTAggtcctgcagaggacaggGAACAACCACCACCCTACATCATTTTTGTGGTGGTCTCCCTGTTCTTCCTGATGGGCCTGCTTGGTTTCCTCATTTGCCATCTGCTGAAGAAGAAAGGCTACCGTTGCCGCACCATTGGAGATTTGGATGATGAGGTGGAAGAGAAACTGGGCGCAAATGCAG ATTACAATGATGAGCACCAGGACACAGTAGAGCAGATCCTCAAATGCATAATTGAAAATGAAG CTAACATGGAAGCCTTCAATGAGATGTTAGAAAGTCGCAACATCTGTGTTCGCCATGACCCGAG GTTGCGTAAGGAGTCCATTGCCGGTATTCCCTCACATCACCACACAGTTCATTCAGGCACTGATATCAACTCTTGCCATCTCTGCGCCCTGGCGCGATCTAAAAAGGGCAGAAGGCAAAGCCGAACACCTCACTTCAAGCAAAGGCCTGGCGAGCAGACCGTATTCTCTGTTGGCAG GTTCCGAGTGACACATCATGATAAGAAGCTTCAAGGTGGTCCAAATCCTTCAGTCAGTTCAGGTGACCAGCTGGACCAATccgaggacagtgaggacaggaaggagagtgGATACAACCTGAGAAGTATGTTTAAGGACATCCAACCACCACTGGACACCTCAAATAGGATTGTACCGAACACTGGGAAACGCAGAAAGAGTATAACTCTTTTTGGGTTGAGGCGGGGCAGTGACCCTGCTGGTAGTAAGGTTGCAGAGGGAGCAGGTAAAGAGACTGGAGGAATAATGTTTACCGGTAAGAACCAACCAGCAGTGCTAGAGGAACTGGAGTACAGTACTAAACCAAAAGCACCTCTGTCACCTGACCACAAAGCTAACACTTCAGAAATAGTGGACCCTTTTCCTGCATGTAAGAACCAGTTCCAGGGTTTTGTCCCTGCAACTGAGGGTGGTTCTATTCAGTCATCCAGTCCTGTCCCATGTATGAGACCTGGTAGCAAAAGTCCTCTACAGAGCACTGCAGCTTCTGTCCCCAGCTGTCTCCCCATTCAATCACCGCTTTCTTCCGCCAAGGATTTAATGACTGAGAAACACAGAGATGTTGTGGATTTGGTTTTACCGACCAATGATGCTGGTGATCTTGGCCCTCTGCAGACTTCTACACCTTTTGCACCTGTCCAGGGAACAATTTCAGGTTATACTGCTGCCCATTGTACTAACCAATCCAACTGCTATCCTAACAGAGTCTTTCTAGTCAATCAAACACCCCCTGACCTCAGCTCCAGCACAGATATCGAATCAAGTAATAGCCTAGCATTGGTAAGATTAGGTTCATCAAACACTCCTACCACAGAAACAAACTCTGACATAAGTTCAGCAAAGGCTCCACCAGAAACAGCAACAAACCTCTCTGCAGCCCTTGTGCAGAGCCCAAGCTTTTCATCAAGCAAGATGCAAGAGGGAGGAGTTGGACTCCCTAAAGTGCAAGAGAAGAAATAA
- the LOC101062363 gene encoding RELT-like protein 2 isoform X2, with translation MSELGPAEDREQPPPYIIFVVVSLFFLMGLLGFLICHLLKKKGYRCRTIGDLDDEVEEKLGANADYNDEHQDTVEQILKCIIENEANMEAFNEMLESRNICVRHDPRLRKESIAGIPSHHHTVHSGTDINSCHLCALARSKKGRRQSRTPHFKQRPGEQTVFSVGRFRVTHHDKKLQGGPNPSVSSGDQLDQSEDSEDRKESGYNLRSMFKDIQPPLDTSNRIVPNTGKRRKSITLFGLRRGSDPAGSKVAEGAGKETGGIMFTGKNQPAVLEELEYSTKPKAPLSPDHKANTSEIVDPFPACKNQFQGFVPATEGGSIQSSSPVPCMRPGSKSPLQSTAASVPSCLPIQSPLSSAKDLMTEKHRDVVDLVLPTNDAGDLGPLQTSTPFAPVQGTISGYTAAHCTNQSNCYPNRVFLVNQTPPDLSSSTDIESSNSLALVRLGSSNTPTTETNSDISSAKAPPETATNLSAALVQSPSFSSSKMQEGGVGLPKVQEKK, from the exons ATGAGTGAATTAggtcctgcagaggacaggGAACAACCACCACCCTACATCATTTTTGTGGTGGTCTCCCTGTTCTTCCTGATGGGCCTGCTTGGTTTCCTCATTTGCCATCTGCTGAAGAAGAAAGGCTACCGTTGCCGCACCATTGGAGATTTGGATGATGAGGTGGAAGAGAAACTGGGCGCAAATGCAG ATTACAATGATGAGCACCAGGACACAGTAGAGCAGATCCTCAAATGCATAATTGAAAATGAAG CTAACATGGAAGCCTTCAATGAGATGTTAGAAAGTCGCAACATCTGTGTTCGCCATGACCCGAG GTTGCGTAAGGAGTCCATTGCCGGTATTCCCTCACATCACCACACAGTTCATTCAGGCACTGATATCAACTCTTGCCATCTCTGCGCCCTGGCGCGATCTAAAAAGGGCAGAAGGCAAAGCCGAACACCTCACTTCAAGCAAAGGCCTGGCGAGCAGACCGTATTCTCTGTTGGCAG GTTCCGAGTGACACATCATGATAAGAAGCTTCAAGGTGGTCCAAATCCTTCAGTCAGTTCAGGTGACCAGCTGGACCAATccgaggacagtgaggacaggaaggagagtgGATACAACCTGAGAAGTATGTTTAAGGACATCCAACCACCACTGGACACCTCAAATAGGATTGTACCGAACACTGGGAAACGCAGAAAGAGTATAACTCTTTTTGGGTTGAGGCGGGGCAGTGACCCTGCTGGTAGTAAGGTTGCAGAGGGAGCAGGTAAAGAGACTGGAGGAATAATGTTTACCGGTAAGAACCAACCAGCAGTGCTAGAGGAACTGGAGTACAGTACTAAACCAAAAGCACCTCTGTCACCTGACCACAAAGCTAACACTTCAGAAATAGTGGACCCTTTTCCTGCATGTAAGAACCAGTTCCAGGGTTTTGTCCCTGCAACTGAGGGTGGTTCTATTCAGTCATCCAGTCCTGTCCCATGTATGAGACCTGGTAGCAAAAGTCCTCTACAGAGCACTGCAGCTTCTGTCCCCAGCTGTCTCCCCATTCAATCACCGCTTTCTTCCGCCAAGGATTTAATGACTGAGAAACACAGAGATGTTGTGGATTTGGTTTTACCGACCAATGATGCTGGTGATCTTGGCCCTCTGCAGACTTCTACACCTTTTGCACCTGTCCAGGGAACAATTTCAGGTTATACTGCTGCCCATTGTACTAACCAATCCAACTGCTATCCTAACAGAGTCTTTCTAGTCAATCAAACACCCCCTGACCTCAGCTCCAGCACAGATATCGAATCAAGTAATAGCCTAGCATTGGTAAGATTAGGTTCATCAAACACTCCTACCACAGAAACAAACTCTGACATAAGTTCAGCAAAGGCTCCACCAGAAACAGCAACAAACCTCTCTGCAGCCCTTGTGCAGAGCCCAAGCTTTTCATCAAGCAAGATGCAAGAGGGAGGAGTTGGACTCCCTAAAGTGCAAGAGAAGAAATAA